The following proteins come from a genomic window of Pirellula staleyi DSM 6068:
- a CDS encoding J domain-containing protein translates to MSQDYYELLGVSRGASTDEIQKAYRKLARKYHPDMNPDDATAKQKFQEVQTAYDTLSDDKKRKMYDQFGAGYEQMGQGVPPGWSGGGGGPQPDFGGFDFTQFFGGGSPQGGGFEDIMRQFGGAGGAAAGPRGGRRARRPRAAEPGADVAHTVTIPLKTAAVGGEVNLRVARPGGSIETITVKVPAGIEHGKTIRLRGQGEPSASGGTAGDLLVTVHVAEHPWFTRHGLDLHVKVPISLGEAVLGAKVDIPTPHGEITASIPPGTSSGKKIRIKGQGIHSRDGQKGDLYAEVQIQLPKTIDAETAELLKSFDEKNPVEPRKDLAW, encoded by the coding sequence ATGAGCCAAGACTATTACGAACTGCTCGGCGTCAGCCGCGGAGCATCGACCGACGAAATTCAAAAGGCCTACCGCAAGCTTGCGCGGAAGTATCATCCGGACATGAACCCCGATGATGCGACCGCCAAACAGAAGTTTCAGGAGGTTCAAACGGCGTACGACACTCTTTCCGACGACAAAAAGCGGAAAATGTACGACCAGTTTGGAGCGGGCTACGAACAGATGGGGCAGGGGGTTCCGCCTGGCTGGAGTGGCGGAGGTGGCGGCCCACAGCCCGATTTTGGCGGCTTCGACTTCACCCAGTTCTTCGGGGGCGGAAGCCCTCAGGGGGGCGGTTTCGAAGACATTATGCGCCAGTTTGGTGGCGCTGGAGGAGCTGCTGCCGGACCTCGTGGCGGACGCCGGGCGCGACGTCCACGCGCTGCTGAACCCGGAGCCGATGTCGCTCACACCGTCACGATTCCGCTGAAAACAGCCGCAGTGGGTGGCGAAGTGAATCTGCGTGTCGCTCGTCCGGGCGGCTCGATCGAGACCATCACCGTGAAGGTTCCGGCGGGAATCGAGCACGGGAAAACGATCCGCCTGCGCGGCCAAGGAGAACCGTCGGCCAGCGGCGGAACTGCTGGCGATTTACTGGTGACGGTGCATGTGGCCGAGCATCCCTGGTTCACCCGTCATGGGCTCGATCTGCATGTGAAAGTGCCGATTTCGCTCGGCGAAGCTGTGCTCGGTGCCAAGGTCGATATTCCGACACCCCATGGTGAAATTACTGCCTCGATTCCCCCTGGAACGAGCAGCGGCAAAAAGATTCGAATCAAAGGGCAGGGGATTCATAGTCGCGACGGGCAGAAGGGAGATCTGTATGCCGAAGTACAGATTCAGCTGCCGAAAACGATTGATGCAGAGACGGCGGAACTGCTGAAGTCGTTCGACGAAAAGAACCCGGTCGAACCTCGAAAGGACTTGGCATGGTAG
- the rnpA gene encoding ribonuclease P protein component, whose amino-acid sequence MPPAPQQPRNSASDSAIPPEKRLPDSDRPGKRRSLAFPKSLRLQTPAEFDAVFATRVFAADDQLIMHAAKSTLPFARLGLSISRKVGNAVVRNRWKRLIREAFRQRQHQLPPGIDLVARPQKGASPNLQLLERSIVDLAKRCLKRAERGPRP is encoded by the coding sequence ATGCCGCCAGCGCCACAACAGCCCCGAAACTCCGCATCCGATTCCGCGATCCCGCCGGAAAAGCGGCTGCCCGATTCTGATCGGCCGGGAAAGCGTCGCTCGCTGGCATTTCCCAAGTCGCTGCGACTCCAGACACCCGCCGAGTTCGATGCCGTGTTTGCCACGCGGGTGTTTGCAGCCGACGATCAGTTGATCATGCATGCCGCCAAATCGACGCTCCCTTTCGCGCGGCTGGGGCTCAGCATCTCGCGGAAAGTTGGCAACGCCGTGGTTCGAAACCGCTGGAAGCGACTGATTCGCGAAGCCTTTCGGCAGCGCCAACATCAGCTTCCTCCGGGAATCGACCTGGTGGCTCGACCTCAAAAAGGGGCTAGCCCCAATCTCCAGCTGCTCGAGCGGTCGATCGTCGACCTAGCCAAACGATGCCTGAAACGTGCCGAGCGAGGGCCGCGCCCGTGA
- the yidD gene encoding membrane protein insertion efficiency factor YidD, protein MTLVLSYLWQAACLIDRLIVWLMSLAIRLYQITLSPFIGRSCRFHPTCSNYMLGAIHKYGSVRGCVRGIWRICRCNPLCKGGYDPP, encoded by the coding sequence GTGACCCTGGTCCTGAGCTACCTCTGGCAAGCCGCCTGCCTCATCGATCGCCTCATTGTCTGGCTGATGTCGCTGGCGATCCGCCTCTACCAAATCACCCTAAGTCCTTTTATTGGAAGAAGTTGTCGCTTCCATCCCACCTGTAGCAACTACATGCTCGGCGCGATCCACAAGTACGGCTCCGTTCGAGGCTGCGTACGTGGGATCTGGCGAATCTGCCGCTGTAACCCACTTTGCAAAGGGGGCTACGACCCACCTTAA
- the rpmB gene encoding 50S ribosomal protein L28 encodes MAYTCEFCDKRASRGNQVETRGKAKYLGGVGTKITGITRRQFKPNLQSVKITTPNGTNTTVRICTRCLKAGMVRKAVKQAPFKLPVAAKAAK; translated from the coding sequence ATGGCCTACACGTGCGAATTCTGCGATAAACGAGCCAGCCGCGGCAACCAGGTCGAGACTCGTGGTAAGGCGAAGTACCTCGGTGGCGTCGGTACCAAAATCACCGGCATCACCCGCCGCCAGTTCAAGCCGAACCTGCAAAGCGTGAAGATCACCACGCCCAACGGCACCAACACCACCGTTCGCATTTGCACCCGCTGCCTGAAGGCTGGCATGGTTCGCAAAGCGGTGAAGCAGGCTCCTTTCAAGCTGCCAGTGGCCGCCAAAGCTGCCAAGTAG
- the gatC gene encoding Asp-tRNA(Asn)/Glu-tRNA(Gln) amidotransferase subunit GatC encodes MALTRADVEKISLLGRLRLTPSELDTMTAQLGAIMHYVEQLSELNTDGVQPMAHALDIHNVFADDVEHAHLPRAEALANSPKNDGQCYRVPAVLGD; translated from the coding sequence ATGGCCTTAACGCGAGCCGATGTGGAGAAGATTTCGCTCCTGGGGCGTCTCCGCCTCACGCCGAGCGAACTCGACACCATGACCGCCCAACTCGGCGCGATCATGCACTATGTCGAGCAACTTTCGGAGCTGAACACCGACGGTGTTCAGCCGATGGCACATGCCCTCGACATCCATAACGTCTTTGCTGACGACGTCGAGCACGCACACTTGCCGCGTGCCGAAGCTTTGGCCAATAGCCCCAAGAACGACGGCCAGTGCTACCGCGTTCCAGCCGTCCTCGGAGATTAA
- the gatA gene encoding Asp-tRNA(Asn)/Glu-tRNA(Gln) amidotransferase subunit GatA, producing MSNLHKSATELAADLAARRVSSAELTAEVFARIEAVDSRVGAFLSTDREGALATAKSIDDRRARGEKLGLLAGLPIAVKDVLCTKGQKTTCASKMLANFVPPYDSTVVAKLRAADAVIVGKTNMDEFAMGGSTENSALGKTANPWDLSRVPGGSSGGAAACLAASMVPLSIGTDTGGSIRQPAALCGVTGLKPTYGRVSRYGLVAFASSLDQVGPMAWTAADNALLLEAIAGHDPLDSTSTDIPVPAYSQSVDKPLAGLKLGLVREHFGEGLSSEIDSAIREAMRVYESLGAKVEEVSLLHAKYGIAVYYIIAPCEASSNLARYDGVHYGYRTDEKTMLAELAEEREKLEKSGDRAAIAALDSPLVRLYRKTRAEGFGSEVKRRIMLGTYALSAGYYDAYYLKALKVRRLIRGDYDAAFAKVDFIVGPTTPNPAFKLAEKTGDPLSMYLEDLYTVTANLAGIGGMSVPCGLTSSGLPIGLQIQCRPFDEERLLQAAAMYQRATDWHTRRPSL from the coding sequence ATGTCAAACCTCCACAAATCCGCCACCGAACTGGCAGCCGACTTGGCCGCTCGTCGCGTTTCGTCGGCTGAACTCACCGCCGAAGTCTTTGCGCGTATCGAAGCGGTCGACAGCCGGGTCGGCGCGTTCCTCTCGACCGATCGCGAAGGGGCTCTCGCCACCGCGAAGAGCATCGACGATCGCCGCGCTCGGGGCGAAAAGCTCGGACTCCTCGCAGGCCTCCCCATTGCCGTCAAAGATGTCCTCTGCACCAAGGGTCAGAAGACCACCTGCGCTTCGAAGATGCTCGCTAACTTTGTGCCACCTTACGATAGCACCGTCGTCGCGAAACTTCGCGCAGCCGATGCTGTGATCGTCGGCAAGACGAACATGGACGAGTTCGCGATGGGTGGCAGCACCGAAAACTCGGCCCTCGGCAAAACCGCGAACCCATGGGATCTCTCGCGCGTTCCCGGTGGCAGCAGTGGCGGAGCAGCGGCCTGCCTCGCCGCCTCGATGGTCCCGCTTTCGATCGGCACCGACACCGGTGGTTCGATTCGCCAGCCAGCAGCACTTTGCGGCGTCACAGGACTCAAGCCAACGTACGGACGGGTCAGCCGCTACGGCCTGGTTGCCTTCGCCAGCAGCCTCGATCAGGTCGGACCGATGGCCTGGACCGCTGCCGACAATGCGTTATTGCTCGAAGCGATCGCTGGCCACGATCCACTCGACAGCACCAGCACCGACATCCCCGTTCCTGCTTATTCGCAGTCGGTCGACAAGCCACTCGCGGGGCTGAAGCTGGGTCTTGTGCGCGAGCACTTTGGCGAAGGTCTTTCGAGCGAAATCGACTCCGCCATTCGCGAAGCGATGCGGGTCTACGAGTCGCTCGGCGCGAAGGTCGAAGAAGTTTCGCTTCTGCATGCGAAGTACGGTATCGCCGTCTACTACATCATCGCTCCTTGCGAAGCGTCGAGTAACCTGGCGCGCTACGACGGCGTGCACTACGGTTATCGCACCGACGAAAAAACGATGCTCGCCGAATTGGCCGAAGAGCGCGAAAAGCTCGAGAAATCGGGCGATCGCGCCGCCATCGCCGCGCTCGACTCGCCTCTCGTGCGGCTGTACCGGAAGACCCGCGCGGAAGGCTTTGGCAGTGAAGTCAAACGCCGCATCATGCTCGGCACTTATGCCCTGAGCGCTGGCTACTACGATGCCTATTACCTCAAGGCCCTCAAAGTCCGCCGCTTGATTCGTGGCGACTACGATGCCGCCTTTGCGAAGGTCGATTTCATCGTCGGCCCCACGACGCCGAACCCTGCGTTCAAACTGGCCGAAAAGACCGGCGATCCACTGTCGATGTACCTCGAAGATCTTTACACCGTCACCGCCAACTTGGCTGGCATCGGCGGCATGAGTGTTCCTTGCGGACTCACTTCGAGCGGCCTTCCGATCGGTCTGCAGATTCAATGTCGACCGTTCGATGAAGAGCGCCTGTTGCAAGCCGCAGCCATGTATCAGCGTGCCACGGACTGGCACACTCGGAGGCCTTCGCTATGA